From Vibrio aerogenes, a single genomic window includes:
- the yfbR gene encoding 5'-deoxynucleotidase has translation MKQSHFFAYLARMKLIQRWPLMRSVSTENISEHSLQVAFVAHALALIKNKKFGGQLNPERIAIQAMYHDSSEVLTGDLPTPVKYYNPEISREYKKIEAAAEHQLLQMLPQEFHDDFAPFILSNAANPEDTAIVKQADCICAYLKCLEEISAGNHEFSRAKKRLEVTLEERKSPEMDYFLSVFAPSFELTLDEIS, from the coding sequence ATGAAACAAAGTCATTTTTTTGCCTATCTGGCCCGAATGAAGCTCATCCAGCGCTGGCCGCTGATGCGTTCGGTTTCCACAGAAAACATTTCAGAACATAGTCTTCAGGTTGCCTTTGTTGCGCATGCGCTGGCACTGATTAAAAATAAGAAATTTGGCGGGCAACTCAACCCGGAACGCATTGCGATTCAGGCGATGTATCACGATTCCAGTGAAGTACTGACCGGCGACTTACCCACACCGGTGAAGTACTATAACCCCGAGATTTCAAGAGAGTACAAGAAAATCGAAGCCGCGGCTGAACATCAGTTGTTACAAATGCTGCCACAAGAGTTCCACGATGACTTTGCGCCATTTATCCTTTCAAATGCAGCAAATCCGGAAGATACCGCCATTGTCAAACAAGCCGATTGTATCTGTGCTTATCTGAAATGCCTTGAAGAAATCAGTGCCGGAAACCATGAGTTTTCCCGTGCCAAAAAGCGTCTGGAGGTGACCCTTGAGGAAAGAAAATCTCCGGAAATGGATTATTTTCTATCGGTGTTTGCCCCAAGTTTTGAACTAACGCTGGATGAAATCAGCTGA
- a CDS encoding tRNA-uridine aminocarboxypropyltransferase, which produces MSRRDCPTCGKAHKACICPLIVSLASEVELIILQHPTEVRRPLGTARILQLSLPNSHCFTGENFTTHPQLNQLLSEPDTSHFVLYPGEGATCISAVPVPHPQQKVRVILLDGTWKKAYKMWQLSENLHELPRLALPENLKSNYQIRKAPREGCLSTVEAGYHLLSYWQPGQDFTPLLTCFEQMIQFQVAHMSPEVRRRYIFL; this is translated from the coding sequence ATGAGTCGTCGTGATTGTCCGACATGTGGGAAAGCGCATAAAGCTTGTATCTGCCCATTGATTGTTTCGTTAGCGTCTGAGGTTGAGCTTATCATTCTTCAGCATCCGACTGAAGTCAGAAGACCATTGGGAACGGCCCGGATTCTCCAGCTGTCTTTACCGAATTCCCACTGCTTTACCGGGGAAAACTTTACCACTCACCCGCAGCTGAATCAGCTGTTGTCTGAGCCGGATACGAGTCATTTTGTTTTATATCCCGGAGAAGGGGCGACCTGTATCTCCGCGGTGCCGGTGCCACACCCACAGCAAAAAGTCAGGGTGATTTTACTCGATGGCACATGGAAGAAAGCCTATAAGATGTGGCAGCTTTCAGAAAACTTACATGAGCTGCCACGTTTGGCTTTGCCTGAGAACCTGAAAAGTAATTATCAGATTCGTAAAGCGCCGCGGGAGGGGTGCTTATCAACGGTTGAAGCCGGGTATCATCTGCTGTCTTACTGGCAGCCCGGACAGGATTTCACCCCTTTGCTGACCTGTTTTGAACAGATGATACAATTTCAGGTGGCACATATGTCACCCGAGGTTCGTCGCCGCTACATTTTTTTATGA
- the rrtA gene encoding rhombosortase — translation MRFPTCRTITTTHLYLYLIPALISLICVCAQFSPLAGYFIWDRHAIIQGQWWRILTGNLTHTNFYHLAMNLAALWLITLIFRPMPRFTLILMVICSLSIGIGLFWTDIIRYVGLSGVLHGLFAGYALQEILAGRRSSWLLLAGVAGKVGWEQCFGAPATTAALIQAPVAIQAHLAGFISGVVTVIIINRWIRFKTQPADQ, via the coding sequence ATGCGCTTTCCCACATGTCGGACAATCACGACGACTCATTTATATTTATACCTTATTCCGGCGCTTATCAGCCTGATTTGCGTTTGTGCTCAGTTTTCACCGCTGGCAGGATATTTTATCTGGGACAGACATGCAATCATCCAGGGGCAGTGGTGGCGGATTCTGACCGGTAATCTCACCCACACCAACTTTTATCATCTGGCGATGAACCTTGCTGCGCTATGGTTGATCACACTGATATTCAGGCCAATGCCACGCTTCACTCTCATTCTCATGGTGATCTGTAGTCTCAGTATCGGCATCGGTCTGTTCTGGACCGATATCATCCGCTATGTCGGATTGTCCGGCGTATTACATGGTTTATTTGCCGGCTATGCTTTGCAGGAAATTCTGGCCGGGCGACGCAGCAGCTGGTTATTACTCGCGGGAGTCGCCGGTAAGGTGGGCTGGGAACAGTGCTTTGGAGCCCCCGCAACCACGGCGGCATTAATTCAGGCACCGGTTGCCATTCAGGCTCATCTGGCCGGATTTATCTCCGGCGTCGTGACTGTGATTATCATTAATCGGTGGATACGGTTCAAAACCCAGCCGGCAGATCAATGA
- a CDS encoding GyrI-like domain-containing protein codes for MDIHTCVKESFSVIGKEGSTEDGQGFIQLLWRDVQTQFKQIDPCVKREPNGRLCGIWGVMSDFSRAFLPWENNFSSGLYLAGAEVHDDAQAPQGWVKWTIPGYEYIYVRNNSKNKFAEVRQYLAENNMELAGAAHDFNCQKTGQDFIYVPVKRL; via the coding sequence ATGGATATCCATACCTGTGTGAAAGAATCGTTTTCTGTCATTGGCAAAGAAGGTTCAACTGAAGACGGTCAGGGGTTTATTCAGTTACTGTGGCGGGATGTGCAAACGCAGTTTAAACAAATTGATCCATGCGTGAAAAGAGAACCAAATGGCAGACTTTGCGGTATCTGGGGAGTCATGTCTGATTTTTCCCGCGCGTTTCTGCCGTGGGAAAATAATTTTTCCAGCGGACTTTATCTGGCTGGTGCTGAAGTTCATGATGATGCTCAGGCACCACAAGGATGGGTGAAGTGGACGATTCCGGGTTATGAATATATTTATGTCCGGAATAACAGCAAAAATAAGTTTGCTGAAGTTCGCCAGTATCTGGCTGAAAATAATATGGAACTTGCTGGCGCCGCTCATGATTTTAATTGCCAGAAAACCGGTCAGGATTTTATTTATGTACCGGTAAAACGCCTTTAA
- the sohB gene encoding protease SohB: protein MEFLLDYGLFLAKIVTVVAAIIAVLLLVKASKDTGSKGELEIVNLTEKHKETIEQLESRMYDDAFLKARHKAEKKSEKSKHKSAEKEIKKAAKEGILEAKREPHLFVLDFHGSIDAKEVASLREEITAILAVAKEGDEVLLRLESGGGMVHGYGLAASQLDRVKSAGLKLTIAVDKVAASGGYMMACIADKLVSAPFAIVGSIGVIAQLPNFNKLLKKNDIEFEQLTAGEFKRTLTMFGENTDKAREKFRQELEETHGLFKDFIRDHRPELDVDSVATGEHWFGTQAKGLGLVDEIITSDDLVTAACQNKTVLSVHYVQKKKLAEKLSGAMGEAADSVLLKLASRGQRPIV from the coding sequence TTGGAATTTTTATTAGACTACGGCCTGTTTTTAGCGAAGATTGTGACCGTGGTAGCCGCAATCATTGCGGTTTTACTTCTGGTGAAGGCATCAAAAGACACGGGATCAAAAGGGGAACTTGAAATTGTTAACCTGACGGAAAAGCACAAAGAAACCATTGAGCAACTTGAATCCCGGATGTATGACGATGCATTTTTGAAGGCACGTCACAAAGCGGAGAAGAAAAGCGAAAAATCGAAGCATAAGTCTGCGGAGAAAGAAATTAAGAAAGCAGCGAAAGAAGGGATCCTTGAAGCGAAGCGTGAACCTCATTTATTCGTACTGGACTTTCATGGCAGCATCGATGCCAAAGAAGTGGCTTCTTTGCGGGAAGAGATTACGGCAATTCTTGCGGTTGCCAAAGAAGGTGATGAAGTGCTGCTGCGTCTGGAATCCGGTGGTGGCATGGTTCATGGTTACGGACTGGCAGCATCGCAGCTCGACCGTGTGAAATCGGCAGGTCTGAAACTCACCATTGCTGTCGACAAAGTCGCAGCAAGCGGCGGTTATATGATGGCCTGTATCGCTGACAAACTGGTCTCTGCACCCTTTGCTATTGTTGGCTCAATTGGTGTGATTGCACAATTACCTAACTTTAATAAGTTACTGAAGAAAAATGATATTGAATTTGAACAGCTGACCGCGGGTGAATTCAAACGGACTTTAACCATGTTTGGTGAAAATACCGACAAGGCGCGTGAAAAATTCCGGCAGGAGCTGGAAGAAACACATGGTCTGTTCAAAGACTTTATCCGTGACCATCGTCCTGAACTGGATGTGGATTCCGTGGCAACCGGAGAACACTGGTTTGGTACACAGGCGAAAGGGCTGGGTCTGGTTGATGAAATTATAACTTCCGACGATCTGGTCACTGCAGCTTGCCAGAATAAGACGGTACTTTCTGTGCATTATGTACAGAAGAAAAAACTGGCAGAAAAATTATCGGGTGCCATGGGGGAAGCGGCAGACAGTGTTTTACTCAAGCTTGCCAGCCGTGGTCAGCGTCCGATTGTCTGA
- a CDS encoding YciK family oxidoreductase — MTYSVKADTLKDRIILITGASDGIGKQAAISYAQHGATVILTGRSMMKLEDTARKIHDACDPQASVITLDMMKATRQDYLSLAKVIESEYGRLDGLLHSAGQLGDICPFESIEEQVYDEVMQVNVKAQFLLTQALLPLLKQSEDSRLIFTSSTVGHEGRAHWGTYAVSKFATEGMMQVLADELKETKVRVNAINPGGTRTGMRAKAFPQENPGTLKTPLDIIPLYLYLMAPEGIEVHGQCIDAQKRKPAS; from the coding sequence ATGACATATTCTGTAAAAGCGGACACGTTAAAAGACCGGATTATCCTGATTACAGGCGCCAGTGACGGGATTGGCAAACAGGCTGCGATCAGCTACGCACAACATGGCGCGACTGTCATATTAACTGGCCGCAGTATGATGAAGCTTGAAGACACAGCACGGAAGATTCATGATGCCTGTGATCCGCAAGCGTCGGTGATTACGCTGGACATGATGAAAGCAACCCGGCAGGACTATCTCAGCCTGGCGAAAGTGATTGAATCTGAATACGGCCGGTTGGATGGCTTACTTCACAGTGCAGGTCAGCTAGGTGATATCTGTCCTTTCGAATCGATTGAAGAGCAGGTGTATGACGAAGTCATGCAGGTGAATGTGAAAGCCCAGTTTCTGCTGACACAGGCGTTATTACCCTTATTGAAACAATCAGAAGACAGCCGTTTAATCTTTACTTCCTCAACCGTTGGCCATGAAGGACGGGCGCACTGGGGAACCTATGCTGTGTCGAAATTTGCCACAGAAGGCATGATGCAGGTTCTGGCTGATGAGCTGAAGGAAACAAAAGTGCGGGTCAATGCGATCAATCCGGGTGGCACCCGGACCGGGATGCGCGCCAAAGCATTTCCGCAGGAAAATCCGGGCACGCTGAAAACACCGCTGGATATTATTCCGCTTTATCTTTATCTGATGGCTCCCGAGGGTATTGAGGTTCACGGGCAGTGTATTGATGCACAGAAACGTAAACCCGCTTCTTAA
- a CDS encoding chemotaxis protein CheV — protein sequence MTGVLNTVDQRTNLVGENRLELLLFKLNSRQIFAINVFKVKEVIKMPTLTKMPGSHNHITGVASLRGEPVPVIDLRRAIGFPPSRGHEEEEQNLIVTEYNRTTQGFLVGQVRNIINTAWTEIQPPPKTAGRANYLTAITHIKEQEQIQIVEIIDVEKVLAEIIDYDVSISEEVLDRELLDNMHGRKVLIVDDSTTARNQVKGTLSQLGLEIIECRDGMEAHNLLKSWCDQGKKVTDEILLMITDAEMPEMDGYRLTYEIRNDARMSDLYITLNTSLSGSFNEAMVKKVGCDRFISKFQPDLLVEVAQDRLRQLLSATK from the coding sequence ATGACAGGTGTATTAAATACGGTCGATCAACGCACAAATCTGGTGGGAGAAAATCGCCTTGAGTTGTTACTTTTCAAGCTGAACAGCAGGCAGATTTTTGCGATTAATGTCTTTAAAGTGAAAGAAGTCATTAAAATGCCGACTTTGACCAAAATGCCAGGTTCTCATAATCACATTACCGGTGTTGCGTCATTGAGAGGTGAGCCCGTTCCTGTGATTGATTTGAGAAGAGCGATTGGTTTTCCGCCATCCCGCGGTCATGAAGAGGAAGAACAAAACCTGATTGTGACCGAATATAACCGGACAACACAGGGATTTCTGGTCGGACAGGTCAGGAATATCATTAATACCGCCTGGACTGAAATCCAGCCACCACCAAAGACCGCAGGCCGTGCCAATTACCTCACTGCAATTACCCACATTAAAGAGCAGGAACAAATTCAGATTGTTGAAATTATTGACGTCGAGAAAGTGCTGGCTGAAATCATTGATTACGACGTTTCAATCTCGGAAGAAGTTCTGGATCGTGAGTTACTGGATAATATGCATGGTCGTAAGGTCTTGATTGTTGATGACTCTACAACGGCCCGGAATCAGGTCAAAGGGACTTTATCGCAGCTGGGACTTGAAATTATTGAATGCAGGGATGGGATGGAAGCGCATAACCTGCTGAAGTCCTGGTGTGATCAGGGCAAAAAGGTCACCGACGAAATATTATTGATGATTACCGATGCAGAAATGCCTGAAATGGATGGTTACCGGTTAACTTATGAAATTCGTAATGATGCAAGGATGAGTGATCTGTATATCACGTTGAATACATCACTCAGCGGCAGCTTTAATGAAGCCATGGTGAAAAAAGTAGGTTGTGATCGCTTTATCTCCAAGTTCCAGCCAGATTTGCTGGTGGAAGTGGCGCAGGACCGGTTGCGTCAGTTACTGTCTGCAACAAAATAA
- the mlc gene encoding sugar metabolism global transcriptional regulator Mlc — protein sequence MYMAQPGHIDHIKQINAGRVYKLIDQKGPISRIDLSKESELAPASITKITRELIDAQLIHETTVQEAISRGRPAVGLQTRNQGWQFLSIRLGRGYLTIALHELGGDVLIDTKIDIHEIDQDDLLARLLHEIEEFFLTYISQIERITSIALTLPGLVDAERGVVLEMPHYNVRNFELSSEIYRVTRIPVFIANDTRAWALAEKLFGHSQENNNSVLISIHNGLSAGVIVNGRVLQGRLGHIGDLGHIRIDPDGLPCHCGHQGCLETVASSHALRRQVLSRIEQGAESSLSALEDISIEDICMAASDGDPLSCEVMAELGKYLGQAIAIVINIFNPEKVLLGGIINLAKEVLYPPMFECIEHQTHPMYWKQVRIMESRFYKQSTMPGAALIKQALYDGSLLMAIVDR from the coding sequence ATGTATATGGCTCAGCCAGGCCACATTGATCATATAAAGCAGATTAATGCGGGACGTGTTTATAAGCTGATTGATCAAAAAGGTCCGATATCCCGGATCGATTTATCGAAAGAAAGTGAACTCGCGCCAGCGAGTATTACCAAAATAACCCGTGAGTTAATCGATGCACAACTGATTCATGAAACAACGGTTCAGGAAGCCATTAGCCGCGGCAGACCTGCTGTGGGTCTGCAGACCAGAAATCAGGGCTGGCAGTTTTTATCGATTCGTCTTGGCCGGGGATATTTAACGATCGCACTGCATGAATTAGGTGGCGATGTCTTGATCGATACCAAGATTGATATTCATGAAATTGATCAGGACGATTTACTGGCGCGGTTGTTACATGAAATTGAAGAGTTTTTCCTGACTTATATTTCTCAGATCGAGCGCATCACCAGCATTGCACTTACCCTGCCGGGGCTGGTGGATGCTGAACGTGGCGTTGTGCTTGAAATGCCACATTATAATGTGCGTAATTTTGAGTTAAGTTCAGAAATCTACCGGGTGACCCGGATTCCGGTTTTTATTGCGAATGATACCCGGGCCTGGGCGCTGGCTGAAAAATTGTTTGGTCACTCTCAGGAAAACAATAACTCAGTTCTGATTTCTATCCATAATGGTTTGAGTGCCGGTGTGATTGTCAATGGCCGGGTGTTGCAGGGAAGACTGGGTCATATCGGGGATTTGGGACACATCAGGATTGATCCGGATGGTTTGCCGTGTCACTGTGGTCATCAGGGATGTCTTGAAACTGTCGCCAGTTCTCATGCGCTTCGCCGGCAGGTGCTAAGCCGGATAGAGCAGGGCGCAGAGTCCTCATTAAGCGCTTTGGAAGATATTTCTATTGAAGATATCTGTATGGCTGCATCTGATGGTGATCCGCTGTCCTGCGAAGTGATGGCAGAGCTGGGAAAATACCTCGGGCAGGCGATTGCAATCGTGATTAATATTTTCAACCCTGAAAAAGTACTTCTGGGCGGTATTATTAATCTGGCAAAAGAAGTGTTGTATCCGCCCATGTTTGAATGTATTGAGCACCAAACCCATCCGATGTACTGGAAACAGGTCCGGATTATGGAGTCCCGTTTCTACAAACAATCCACTATGCCGGGTGCTGCACTAATCAAGCAGGCGCTTTATGATGGCAGTTTGCTGATGGCGATTGTCGATCGTTAA
- the pyk gene encoding pyruvate kinase, translated as MTKIVRKTKIVTTLGPSTDQDSVLEELILSGVNVVRMNFSHGTAEAHKQRTRKIREIAAKHNLNVAILGDLQGPKIRVSTFENGKITLNVGDRFILDAELPPGAGTQEAVGIDYKQLPGDVQREDILLLDDGRIQLEVLMVEGHKIFTTVTVGGKLSNNKGINRKGGGLSAQALTEKDKQDILLAAELEVDYLAVSFPRNGDDMEYARRLARDAGMNTKLVAKVERAETVSSDANIDDIIMASDAIMVARGDLGVEIGDPELVGVQKKLIHRARELNRVIITATQMMESMIENPMPTRAEVMDVANAVIDGTDAVMLSGETAVGKYPVETVKSMANVCLGAEKMMSVNTQNYRLNGSFATAGETVSMSAVYAANHMEGIKAIVTLTESGRTALMTSRLNSELPIFALSRNETTLNRCALYRGVIAHYFDSKQESSYDAALEALQMLKEKKLLDFGDIVIIAQGDMMGVEGTTNCLRILPVF; from the coding sequence ATGACGAAGATAGTGCGAAAGACCAAAATAGTAACGACACTGGGCCCTTCAACCGATCAGGATAGTGTGCTTGAAGAACTTATTCTGAGTGGTGTCAATGTCGTCCGTATGAATTTCTCGCATGGCACAGCCGAAGCGCACAAGCAGAGAACCAGAAAAATACGTGAAATTGCGGCAAAGCATAACCTGAATGTCGCTATTTTAGGGGATTTACAAGGCCCTAAAATCAGGGTGTCTACATTTGAGAATGGAAAAATCACACTGAATGTCGGCGATCGTTTCATCTTAGATGCAGAACTTCCCCCGGGTGCAGGAACACAGGAAGCTGTCGGTATCGATTACAAACAGTTGCCGGGCGATGTGCAGAGAGAGGATATTCTGTTACTGGACGATGGCCGGATACAACTGGAAGTGCTGATGGTTGAAGGTCATAAAATATTTACCACAGTCACAGTTGGCGGAAAGCTATCGAATAATAAAGGGATTAACAGGAAAGGCGGCGGACTTTCTGCGCAGGCACTGACCGAGAAGGACAAACAGGACATCCTGTTAGCTGCTGAACTCGAAGTCGACTATCTGGCTGTTTCTTTCCCCCGCAATGGCGACGATATGGAGTACGCAAGACGGCTGGCAAGAGATGCCGGTATGAACACAAAGCTGGTTGCAAAAGTTGAACGTGCGGAAACCGTCTCTTCTGATGCCAATATTGACGATATTATCATGGCATCTGATGCCATTATGGTTGCACGGGGAGACCTTGGTGTTGAAATCGGGGATCCGGAATTGGTTGGCGTCCAGAAAAAGTTAATTCACCGGGCAAGAGAGTTAAACCGGGTCATCATCACAGCAACACAGATGATGGAGTCCATGATCGAGAATCCAATGCCAACCCGGGCTGAAGTGATGGATGTTGCCAATGCAGTGATCGACGGAACAGATGCCGTGATGCTTTCCGGAGAAACTGCTGTCGGTAAATATCCGGTTGAAACCGTAAAATCGATGGCCAATGTTTGTCTTGGTGCCGAAAAAATGATGTCTGTAAATACACAAAATTACAGACTCAACGGCAGCTTTGCGACAGCGGGAGAAACAGTATCGATGTCTGCTGTCTATGCGGCAAACCATATGGAAGGTATAAAAGCCATCGTCACACTGACAGAATCCGGCCGTACGGCACTGATGACTTCAAGACTCAACTCAGAGCTGCCGATTTTTGCCCTCTCCAGAAATGAAACAACACTTAACCGTTGTGCACTGTACCGGGGAGTGATTGCTCACTATTTTGATTCAAAGCAGGAATCCAGTTACGATGCCGCACTTGAAGCACTGCAAATGCTGAAAGAGAAAAAACTACTCGATTTCGGGGATATTGTAATTATTGCACAAGGCGACATGATGGGCGTTGAAGGAACGACGAACTGTCTGAGAATCCTGCCGGTATTTTGA
- a CDS encoding patatin-like phospholipase family protein: MTENIKVVSERNTIGDYDQLSKYISGKNALVLQGGGQKSIFTAGVLDAFNLSSFDPFELYFGTSAGAMNLCAFLCRQCGLGKSFITELTTRNEFFNLFSYIRKKQYLNLSWALDRIMDFPYRLDVDMGRCVLQQKKAYAAVTQVNTLKDDYLPVLESDWREVLLATCAIPALCDQPVEVRDQPYVDGGISAAIPVQEAWRQGARFIAVIRTECPETSSVLPEVGESSPAGFKLPLDYVQNQWQLLSEQWRSSLKKKMSAHSKNPPAHILNGGRWLFGADNLFRLGDLLGRKFDSRLADMLMIHFQTYELTLKFLESPPDDVFIIQIAPSMTLRSGPLLSNKEDLLHDYALGLEAGYNFIESWESAKRVLYSDDLNMQDSEFR; the protein is encoded by the coding sequence ATGACGGAAAACATCAAAGTAGTCTCTGAGCGCAATACTATCGGAGACTACGATCAGTTATCAAAATATATCAGTGGTAAAAATGCTCTGGTCTTACAAGGTGGGGGTCAGAAAAGTATTTTCACTGCCGGTGTGCTTGATGCCTTCAATTTATCCAGTTTCGACCCTTTTGAACTCTATTTCGGTACCTCAGCCGGAGCGATGAACCTGTGTGCCTTCTTGTGCAGGCAATGTGGTTTAGGCAAATCATTTATTACTGAACTGACCACCCGGAATGAGTTTTTTAATTTATTTTCTTATATCCGGAAAAAACAATATCTCAATTTATCCTGGGCACTGGACCGGATTATGGATTTTCCATACAGGCTTGATGTAGATATGGGAAGATGTGTTTTGCAGCAAAAGAAGGCTTATGCCGCCGTGACTCAGGTGAATACACTGAAAGATGATTATTTACCCGTGCTGGAATCTGACTGGCGGGAAGTTTTACTGGCAACCTGCGCGATTCCCGCCCTTTGTGATCAACCCGTTGAAGTCAGAGACCAGCCTTATGTGGATGGCGGGATTTCAGCCGCTATTCCGGTTCAGGAAGCATGGCGGCAGGGGGCCCGTTTTATTGCGGTTATCCGTACAGAATGTCCTGAGACTTCCTCTGTGCTTCCAGAGGTCGGAGAAAGCAGTCCGGCAGGCTTTAAACTGCCACTCGATTATGTACAAAATCAATGGCAGCTATTGTCTGAACAGTGGCGAAGCTCCCTGAAAAAGAAAATGTCAGCCCATTCAAAAAATCCCCCTGCACATATACTCAATGGTGGCCGGTGGTTATTTGGTGCAGATAATCTTTTTCGGCTGGGGGATTTGCTTGGCAGAAAATTTGATTCCCGTCTGGCTGATATGCTGATGATTCATTTTCAGACATATGAGTTAACGCTTAAGTTTCTGGAGTCCCCTCCGGATGATGTGTTCATTATTCAGATTGCCCCCTCAATGACTCTGCGCTCAGGGCCGTTACTGAGTAACAAAGAGGATTTATTACATGATTATGCTCTGGGGCTTGAGGCTGGATATAATTTCATTGAAAGCTGGGAGTCGGCTAAAAGAGTATTGTATTCAGATGACCTCAATATGCAGGATTCAGAATTTCGTTAA
- the cydH gene encoding cytochrome bd-I oxidase subunit CydH translates to MELDLKYALVITAVVFAVLIAYGIIVLAH, encoded by the coding sequence ATGGAACTTGATTTAAAGTATGCATTGGTCATTACAGCTGTAGTCTTTGCGGTGTTAATTGCTTACGGAATCATTGTCCTGGCACATTAA
- a CDS encoding sodium-dependent transporter: MKREQWGSRAGFILAAVGSAIGLGNIWRFPYMAYENGGGAFFIPYIFAMLTAGIPFMILEFSMGQRYRGSAPKTLSRIHAKFEWLGWFQVGVAAVIGVYYVAVIGWAISYFGLSFTQGWGSDPNSYFFSEYLGLGDNSPTNLGGIRWGIALTVTIAWAITYVAIVSGVKSGIERASKIMMPILFFMVLMLIARMAVLPGAIDGINYMFKPDFSKIWDVKVWAAAYGQIFFTLSIGFAIMLAYSSYLPEKSDITNNAFMTVLINCGFSILAGIMIFSVLGYMAEAQSKPLTEVVSAGVGLAFVTLPTAINLLPAPYILGPVLFFALVIAGLSSHISIMEAVTSAVIDKTKWRRNKAATVVIGSSFIVSMAFVTNGGLLLLDLVDHFANNIGIMVGCFVEIVIMTWLFKIADVRQYVNSVSDFSVKEWFDICLKFITPVILAIILVTKLKTLLTDGYGGYDLTIGWIMIAALFVIGVTINLTTKQQEA; the protein is encoded by the coding sequence ATGAAGCGAGAACAATGGGGCTCTCGTGCCGGATTCATTTTAGCAGCTGTCGGGTCTGCGATTGGATTAGGCAACATCTGGCGTTTTCCGTATATGGCCTATGAAAACGGTGGCGGCGCATTTTTTATCCCCTATATTTTTGCCATGCTGACGGCCGGCATCCCATTTATGATTTTAGAATTCAGTATGGGACAACGTTACCGGGGCTCTGCACCGAAAACATTATCCCGGATCCATGCCAAATTTGAATGGCTTGGCTGGTTCCAGGTCGGGGTTGCTGCGGTCATTGGCGTCTACTATGTGGCCGTTATCGGGTGGGCAATTTCTTATTTTGGCCTGTCATTTACCCAAGGCTGGGGCAGTGATCCAAACAGCTATTTCTTTAGTGAATATTTAGGGCTCGGAGATAACTCGCCAACGAACTTAGGCGGAATTCGCTGGGGAATCGCTCTGACAGTCACCATTGCGTGGGCAATTACGTACGTTGCTATCGTCAGTGGCGTGAAATCAGGGATTGAAAGAGCATCCAAAATTATGATGCCCATTCTCTTCTTCATGGTGTTAATGCTTATTGCAAGAATGGCAGTATTGCCCGGTGCAATCGATGGCATTAATTACATGTTTAAACCTGATTTCAGCAAAATCTGGGACGTCAAAGTCTGGGCGGCAGCATATGGGCAGATATTCTTCACTCTGAGTATCGGATTTGCCATCATGCTCGCTTACTCAAGCTACCTTCCGGAGAAATCCGATATTACTAACAATGCCTTTATGACGGTTCTGATTAACTGTGGTTTCTCTATTCTGGCTGGCATCATGATTTTCTCAGTACTCGGCTATATGGCTGAAGCACAAAGCAAACCTTTGACAGAAGTTGTTTCTGCCGGTGTTGGATTAGCTTTTGTGACTTTACCAACAGCAATTAATCTGCTGCCTGCACCTTATATTCTCGGCCCTGTTCTGTTCTTTGCACTGGTTATTGCCGGGCTGAGTTCTCATATTTCAATTATGGAAGCCGTCACTTCTGCGGTCATTGATAAAACCAAGTGGAGACGGAATAAAGCAGCAACGGTCGTGATTGGCAGTAGCTTTATCGTTTCAATGGCATTTGTCACCAACGGCGGATTGCTGTTACTGGATTTGGTGGATCATTTTGCGAATAACATCGGCATTATGGTCGGCTGCTTTGTGGAAATCGTCATTATGACCTGGCTGTTCAAAATTGCTGATGTCCGTCAGTATGTGAATTCAGTGTCCGATTTTTCCGTCAAAGAATGGTTCGATATTTGTCTGAAATTCATCACACCAGTCATTCTGGCGATCATTTTGGTCACCAAACTAAAAACCTTGCTCACTGATGGGTATGGCGGCTATGACTTAACAATTGGCTGGATTATGATCGCAGCACTCTTTGTTATTGGTGTAACCATTAATCTGACCACGAAACAGCAGGAGGCGTAA
- a CDS encoding MetS family NSS transporter small subunit: protein MDTSAIFMMVLGLGLTWGGAAICIRKAMNKHD, encoded by the coding sequence ATGGATACCAGCGCAATTTTCATGATGGTTCTTGGCCTGGGACTGACCTGGGGCGGTGCCGCTATCTGTATCAGAAAAGCAATGAATAAACACGATTAA